A section of the Virgibacillus sp. NKC19-3 genome encodes:
- a CDS encoding C40 family peptidase, giving the protein MVKSNHSVRKYIVSTALVTSLVFTPILSGSVFAYGGPDEETSQNNAPVNEQVDNQETTEVSIGLVSTGDRGESVSEVQSTLNDKGYNLNEDGIFGPNTDGAVKDFQEDRGLLVDGIVGSETSEALSLNNTSTNDSLTIEEVSNEEEVNVSPQGDFDDSESDYSGSDVVSIAQDLVGSPYSFGGTTPAGFDSSGFINYAFGQAGIDLDRTHAAMWANNGTHVDNPSVGDVVFFADTYQGGVSHSGIYIGNNEMIHAGTESTGVEVTTMSYDYWQDRYIGAKSFD; this is encoded by the coding sequence ATGGTAAAGAGTAATCACTCTGTAAGAAAGTATATTGTTTCGACAGCTTTAGTAACTTCTCTTGTTTTTACACCAATTCTTTCAGGAAGTGTTTTTGCGTACGGCGGTCCGGATGAAGAAACAAGTCAAAATAATGCACCCGTAAATGAACAAGTAGATAATCAGGAAACTACCGAAGTTAGCATTGGTTTAGTTTCTACGGGAGATCGTGGAGAATCTGTTAGTGAAGTGCAATCAACGTTAAATGACAAGGGCTATAATCTAAATGAGGATGGGATTTTTGGTCCAAACACAGACGGAGCAGTAAAAGATTTCCAGGAAGATAGAGGACTTTTAGTTGATGGAATAGTAGGATCAGAGACTTCAGAGGCATTGTCATTAAATAATACTTCAACCAATGATAGTTTAACAATCGAAGAAGTATCTAACGAAGAGGAAGTAAATGTATCTCCACAGGGGGATTTCGACGATTCCGAATCTGATTATTCCGGTTCTGATGTTGTTTCAATTGCACAAGACTTAGTTGGCAGCCCCTACTCATTCGGAGGAACAACTCCTGCAGGATTTGATAGCAGCGGCTTTATCAATTATGCATTTGGACAAGCAGGCATAGATTTAGATAGAACGCATGCGGCTATGTGGGCAAATAATGGTACACACGTGGATAATCCAAGTGTTGGCGATGTTGTATTTTTTGCCGATACGTATCAAGGTGGCGTCTCTCATAGCGGGATCTATATTGGTAACAACGAAATGATCCATGCTGGTACTGAAAGTACTGGTGTTGAAGTAACAACCATGAGCTATGATTACTGGCAAGACCGTTACATTGGAGCAAAATCTTTTGACTAA
- a CDS encoding 5'-nucleotidase C-terminal domain-containing protein translates to MHSPIRRKYYSMMMILVLLISIWTPAAGSVTIHAAETDDSITVEEALEMDNDGSEQTVVAHIVGYVSSSGSVSDNEFTNDDNVALADEAGETDPDNMLFVQVSSDYRAEFGLNSNPDNLGEAVMATGVMEEYFNHNGLKEPSDMELASEEPDEPESDESLELQSIMDVREQATGEAKTKGVVTAKLKNTIQIQDETAAIALRPTSLDVQVGDEITVTGSLNDYRGLLQLDDVTVHETTDTSIPDPLNLTGNELENHQSELAVIDNVTLTDVEQGDGWANYTAEDEDGNTFIVRDETGEQSLETGNTYDSITGMVIQFDAEQQIIPRNQSDIVGDASAIQQPVASPESGSIPSSSDVTLETATSDADIYYTTDGSDPSEHGEIYREAITVDEDVTIKAVAEKEGLPSSNIAEFSYSVYDPKEAVMIHDIQGEVHESPMNGNTVQNVEGIVTYKYDIRGSHYFHMQTPEADYDGNSKTSEGIVVYTGNTDNVDVGDLVHVTGEVDEYHIDGYDDRTETDLSVTQINARDDQDGIVEVTESNVELPSPVRLTSSDIPENIISDDGFDSFEPSNDAIDYWESMEGMRVEVAPSRAVAPQEHGDLVVATEEFTPENTTTNGGVRLTEEGPNAQTIQFKLHPNGEARDFAVQTGDQITDPVEGVVNYGFGNYKVYADLEEVESAFEEGDTEQEQTTITKDNDKLTVATYNVENFSANESETSQQKAENIARAFVSDMENPDIVGIVEVMDNNGQEQGPDDADASESYKRLIDEIRKQGGPSYDYANIDPEYNQDGGAPNGNIRVGFLYNPDRVSLTDGEHGTATEATDYDEGKLTLNPGRVAPNEDAFQNTRKPLAAQFDFNGESIVVVANHLNSKNGDDGAFGQNQPPELSSEPQRREMANIINEFVTDIKTENPDENIVVLGDMNDFEFSAPLDILEGDELTNAMMSVPEEERYSYLFQGNSQVLDHVLVSDHLIDATEIDVLHVNADFTDMHGRASDHDPILTQIDLEAAEEDEETEDNFELSLMHMNDTHARVEPLPKMMTAIKEFRENNPDSLLLHAGDVFSGTLYFNEFRGQADLELLNLMDIDAMVFGNHEFDLGDEEDGHASLSEFVGNANFPFLGTNIDFSQDPFMSGLETNQSLVDDPQDGEIHDSIIKEIDGEQVGIFGLDTEDTASIASPAEVTFDDFIETAEQAVQDFEDEGIDKIIALTHLGYDSAPEIGNDLRLAEEVDGIDVIVGGHSHSVLEEPTRIPEVVTEDADGEDADPTIIVQAGEYAEYLGTLDVTFDENGVITAYDGELLEVDSFEADPEATEALKPYQEQVNNVMNEEIGAVAEKDLTNPRQDEPGDDSVRANETELGNLVTDAMLAKTQEKFPDTVIAFQNGGGIRAPIDAGEITTGEVINVLPFSNDPVIATVTGQEIKDILEESVRQAPAENGGFLHVSGMKFFYDSEAQPGDRIVQMYVENNGELEEIQLDEEYLITTNEFTGQGGDGLETFENVYNDGRVRDIGEIDWEQLRDYMVEEEHLDGVVDPEREERIVDLLGEEFTGLPEDPGDGNGDAGDDDNSGSNGDGTKPGGDDDGSGPDDGTTPGDNDSGPGSGGDGTVPGGDGNGTTPGDDGFGPGSDGDGTDPSDGGFGPGSDGDGTDPSDDGFGPGSDGDGTDPSDDGFSPGSGGDSTDPSGDGASLPDTATNMYTYLLIGSILLLTGSMILLYRRRYSSK, encoded by the coding sequence ATGCACTCACCCATTAGAAGAAAATATTATAGTATGATGATGATTTTGGTATTATTGATAAGTATATGGACGCCTGCAGCGGGGTCTGTGACCATACATGCTGCTGAAACGGACGATTCTATCACTGTCGAGGAAGCGTTGGAAATGGATAATGATGGCAGTGAACAGACAGTTGTGGCACATATCGTTGGCTATGTAAGTAGCTCCGGAAGTGTATCGGATAATGAATTTACAAATGATGATAATGTTGCACTTGCAGACGAAGCTGGCGAAACAGATCCAGATAATATGCTGTTTGTTCAGGTGAGTAGTGATTATCGGGCAGAATTCGGTTTGAATTCTAATCCCGATAATCTTGGTGAAGCGGTTATGGCCACTGGTGTTATGGAGGAATATTTCAATCACAATGGCCTTAAGGAACCGAGTGATATGGAACTTGCTTCTGAAGAACCGGATGAACCAGAATCGGATGAATCACTCGAATTACAGTCCATTATGGATGTAAGAGAGCAAGCCACCGGAGAAGCAAAGACAAAAGGGGTTGTCACGGCAAAGTTAAAAAATACCATTCAAATCCAGGATGAAACTGCAGCAATTGCCCTTCGACCGACAAGCCTTGATGTGCAAGTCGGCGATGAAATCACCGTGACTGGAAGTTTAAATGACTACCGTGGATTATTACAGTTGGATGACGTAACTGTTCATGAGACAACAGATACAAGCATTCCGGATCCGTTGAATCTCACTGGTAATGAGTTGGAAAACCATCAATCGGAATTGGCTGTCATTGATAATGTCACACTAACCGATGTCGAGCAAGGAGATGGTTGGGCGAATTATACAGCTGAAGATGAAGACGGGAATACATTTATAGTGCGTGATGAAACAGGAGAGCAAAGTTTGGAAACCGGTAACACTTATGATTCAATTACCGGAATGGTAATACAGTTTGACGCAGAACAACAGATTATTCCGCGCAACCAATCGGATATTGTCGGTGATGCATCTGCCATCCAGCAGCCTGTAGCCAGTCCTGAGTCGGGCTCTATTCCATCAAGTTCAGACGTTACACTGGAAACAGCGACTAGTGACGCAGATATCTATTACACAACAGACGGTAGTGACCCATCGGAACATGGTGAGATTTACAGAGAAGCAATAACAGTTGATGAGGACGTAACGATTAAAGCGGTAGCTGAAAAGGAAGGTTTACCATCAAGTAACATAGCGGAATTTAGTTATTCGGTCTATGATCCCAAAGAAGCTGTCATGATTCACGATATTCAGGGTGAAGTACACGAATCACCGATGAATGGCAACACAGTACAAAATGTTGAAGGAATTGTCACCTATAAATATGACATCAGAGGTTCACATTATTTTCATATGCAGACACCTGAAGCGGATTATGATGGAAATAGCAAAACATCTGAAGGTATCGTTGTCTACACAGGCAATACGGATAATGTCGATGTCGGTGATCTTGTTCATGTAACTGGAGAAGTCGATGAATATCATATTGACGGCTATGATGATAGGACTGAAACAGATTTATCCGTTACGCAGATTAATGCACGTGATGACCAGGACGGTATTGTTGAAGTGACAGAAAGCAATGTGGAACTCCCATCCCCTGTTCGCTTAACATCAAGTGATATTCCTGAAAATATCATTAGCGATGATGGCTTTGACAGTTTTGAACCAAGTAATGATGCAATTGATTATTGGGAAAGTATGGAAGGGATGCGTGTAGAAGTTGCACCATCACGGGCAGTAGCACCTCAAGAGCATGGCGATCTGGTTGTGGCAACAGAAGAATTCACACCGGAAAATACGACAACGAATGGCGGTGTTCGCTTAACGGAAGAAGGACCAAACGCGCAAACGATTCAATTTAAACTACATCCTAATGGTGAAGCGAGAGATTTTGCCGTCCAAACAGGTGACCAAATCACAGATCCTGTTGAAGGTGTCGTAAATTACGGGTTCGGAAACTACAAAGTCTACGCTGACTTGGAGGAAGTCGAATCTGCTTTTGAAGAAGGAGATACAGAGCAAGAACAAACGACGATCACGAAAGATAATGACAAACTAACGGTGGCAACTTACAACGTGGAAAACTTTTCAGCCAATGAAAGCGAAACTTCGCAACAAAAAGCGGAAAATATAGCCCGTGCTTTTGTAAGTGATATGGAAAATCCGGATATTGTGGGCATTGTTGAAGTGATGGATAATAATGGACAAGAACAAGGTCCTGATGATGCGGATGCCTCTGAAAGTTATAAAAGATTAATTGATGAAATCAGAAAACAAGGTGGCCCTAGTTACGATTATGCCAATATTGATCCCGAATACAATCAAGATGGCGGTGCGCCGAACGGCAATATTCGTGTTGGTTTTCTTTACAATCCAGATCGAGTATCACTGACAGACGGTGAACATGGAACAGCTACAGAAGCAACGGATTATGATGAAGGTAAATTGACATTGAATCCGGGGCGTGTAGCTCCAAATGAAGATGCATTTCAGAACACACGAAAGCCACTTGCAGCTCAGTTCGATTTTAATGGTGAGAGTATTGTTGTAGTAGCCAACCACCTTAATTCCAAAAACGGGGATGATGGCGCGTTTGGACAAAATCAGCCACCTGAGTTGAGCAGCGAACCGCAACGTCGTGAAATGGCAAACATCATTAATGAATTTGTTACTGATATCAAAACGGAGAATCCGGACGAAAATATTGTCGTCTTAGGGGATATGAATGATTTTGAATTTTCGGCGCCACTGGATATTCTTGAAGGGGATGAACTCACCAATGCAATGATGTCCGTTCCTGAAGAAGAACGCTACTCCTATCTTTTTCAGGGAAACTCCCAGGTGCTTGATCACGTTCTCGTGTCAGATCATCTAATAGATGCGACAGAGATTGATGTATTGCATGTCAATGCTGACTTCACGGATATGCATGGGCGTGCGAGCGATCATGACCCGATATTGACGCAAATTGATCTGGAAGCTGCTGAAGAAGATGAAGAAACGGAAGATAATTTTGAGCTGTCATTGATGCATATGAACGATACCCATGCACGTGTTGAGCCACTACCGAAAATGATGACAGCAATCAAAGAATTCAGAGAGAACAACCCGGATTCCTTACTTCTCCATGCCGGTGATGTTTTTTCCGGTACCTTGTATTTCAATGAATTCAGGGGACAAGCAGATTTAGAATTGCTGAACTTAATGGATATCGATGCGATGGTTTTCGGTAACCACGAATTTGATTTAGGTGATGAGGAAGATGGTCATGCGTCACTATCGGAGTTCGTTGGAAATGCCAACTTTCCGTTTTTAGGTACGAATATTGATTTTTCACAGGATCCTTTCATGAGTGGGCTTGAAACCAATCAATCCTTAGTTGATGATCCACAAGACGGTGAAATTCACGACAGTATTATCAAAGAAATTGATGGTGAACAGGTCGGGATTTTCGGTTTGGATACGGAGGATACAGCGAGTATTGCCAGTCCGGCTGAGGTTACGTTTGATGACTTCATTGAAACAGCCGAACAAGCGGTGCAGGATTTTGAAGATGAGGGAATTGATAAAATTATCGCTCTAACTCACCTTGGCTATGACAGTGCACCGGAAATAGGTAATGATTTACGCCTTGCTGAAGAGGTTGATGGGATTGATGTGATTGTAGGCGGTCACTCTCATTCTGTATTGGAAGAGCCTACACGTATCCCTGAAGTAGTGACAGAGGATGCGGACGGAGAGGATGCGGATCCAACTATTATTGTTCAGGCAGGAGAATACGCCGAATATCTCGGCACACTTGATGTGACGTTTGATGAGAATGGTGTAATCACCGCTTATGATGGTGAATTGCTCGAAGTGGATAGCTTTGAAGCAGATCCTGAAGCTACGGAGGCACTAAAACCGTATCAAGAACAAGTTAATAACGTCATGAATGAAGAAATCGGGGCAGTGGCTGAAAAAGATTTGACCAATCCACGTCAGGATGAACCTGGGGATGACAGTGTCAGAGCCAATGAAACAGAGCTTGGAAACCTAGTGACAGATGCTATGCTTGCCAAAACACAGGAAAAATTCCCTGATACAGTTATTGCTTTCCAAAATGGCGGCGGTATTCGTGCACCGATTGATGCAGGAGAAATTACGACGGGTGAAGTCATCAATGTTCTCCCTTTCAGTAATGATCCGGTCATCGCAACAGTCACCGGGCAAGAGATCAAAGATATTCTAGAGGAAAGTGTTCGTCAGGCTCCTGCTGAAAATGGTGGCTTCCTACACGTCTCTGGTATGAAGTTCTTTTATGATAGTGAAGCTCAACCAGGAGATCGCATCGTTCAGATGTATGTGGAGAATAACGGTGAATTGGAAGAAATACAGCTTGATGAGGAGTATTTAATTACGACGAACGAATTTACCGGACAAGGCGGTGATGGATTAGAAACGTTTGAAAACGTATATAATGATGGCCGAGTAAGAGATATCGGAGAAATTGACTGGGAGCAATTGAGGGATTACATGGTTGAAGAAGAACATCTGGATGGAGTCGTCGACCCTGAACGAGAAGAACGGATTGTTGATTTGCTGGGTGAAGAATTTACAGGATTGCCGGAAGATCCGGGTGACGGAAACGGCGATGCTGGAGATGATGATAATTCAGGTTCAAATGGGGATGGCACTAAACCCGGTGGAGATGATGACGGTTCAGGACCTGATGATGGTACTACACCTGGAGATAATGACTCCGGGCCAGGATCCGGTGGGGATGGCACTGTACCTGGAGGCGATGGAAACGGCACTACTCCTGGTGATGATGGCTTTGGGCCAGGTTCTGATGGGGACGGCACCGATCCTAGTGATGGTGGCTTTGGGCCAGGTTCTGATGGAGACGGCACCGATCCTAGTGATGATGGCTTTGGGCCAGGTTCTGATGGAGACGGCACCGATCCTAGTGATGATGGCTTTAGTCCAGGCTCTGGTGGGGATAGTACCGATCCTAGTGGTGATGGTGCATCCTTGCCTGATACAGCAACAAACATGTATACGTATCTGTTGATTGGTAGTATACTATTGCTAACAGGTAGTATGATACTTCTTTACAGACGGCGATATTCTAGTAAGTAG